In Bacteroides coprosuis DSM 18011, the following are encoded in one genomic region:
- a CDS encoding hypothetical protein (KEGG: bfs:BF2536 hypothetical protein~SPTR: Putative uncharacterized protein;~IMG reference gene:2504106899) codes for MVVLDVILDGAFAAVASIGFGAISDPPLRAFKFIALLAAIGHASRYCLMTFLGVDISTASLCASLLIGFGSLWLGKKCYCPMTVLYIPALLPMIPGKFAYNMIFSQLMFLRTMDQAVERAKYMEMFFTNSMVACTVIFMLAVGATLPLFLFPKQASSLTRHNK; via the coding sequence ATGGTTGTTTTAGACGTAATTCTAGATGGAGCGTTTGCTGCAGTAGCAAGTATTGGATTCGGAGCTATATCAGATCCTCCCCTAAGAGCTTTTAAATTTATTGCACTTCTTGCTGCAATAGGACATGCTTCACGTTATTGCTTAATGACATTTCTAGGTGTAGATATTTCTACAGCTTCTTTATGTGCATCATTACTAATTGGTTTTGGTAGTTTATGGTTGGGTAAAAAATGTTATTGTCCAATGACAGTTTTATACATTCCAGCTTTACTCCCTATGATTCCAGGTAAATTTGCATACAACATGATTTTCTCTCAACTTATGTTCTTGAGAACCATGGATCAAGCTGTTGAAAGAGCCAAATATATGGAAATGTTCTTTACAAATAGTATGGTAGCCTGCACTGTTATTTTTATGCTTGCAGTGGGTGCTACGTTGCCCTTATTCTTATTCCCTAAACAAGCATCTTCATTAACTAGACACAACAAATAA
- a CDS encoding protein of unknown function DUF1212 (COGs: COG2966 conserved hypothetical protein~InterPro IPR010619~KEGG: bth:BT_0975 putative integral membrane protein~PFAM: Protein of unknown function DUF1212~SPTR: Uncharacterized conserved protein;~IMG reference gene:2504106900~PFAM: Protein of unknown function (DUF1212)) has translation MKERLLSRTRFIAEYSSTLMGSGVHTSRVIRNSKRLGRALGIEVKIGVFQKNIILTTLDQENNISHSEVVDIPAYPISFEYNSELSALSWEAYDEHLSFEEVKEKYYQIINSPRIHPLFVLILVGFANASFCRLFGGDFCSMSIVFSSTLVGFFIKQRLGANKVNHFITFILVAFIASLCASISLIFDTTSETALATSVLFLVPGVPLINGVIDIVEGYILTGFSRLTHAALLVVCIAIGLSFTLFLIKDSLI, from the coding sequence ATGAAAGAGCGATTGCTCTCGAGAACTCGATTTATTGCCGAGTATTCATCCACTTTAATGGGTAGTGGAGTACACACATCCCGTGTCATTAGGAACTCAAAGCGATTGGGAAGGGCACTGGGAATTGAGGTAAAAATAGGTGTTTTCCAGAAGAACATTATTTTAACAACATTAGATCAGGAAAATAATATCTCTCACAGTGAAGTTGTAGACATTCCAGCCTATCCTATTAGTTTTGAGTACAACTCAGAACTAAGTGCATTAAGTTGGGAAGCCTATGATGAACACTTGTCTTTTGAAGAGGTAAAGGAGAAGTATTATCAAATTATCAACTCTCCTCGTATTCATCCCTTGTTTGTCTTAATCTTAGTAGGTTTTGCTAACGCATCTTTCTGCCGACTATTTGGAGGAGATTTCTGCTCAATGAGCATCGTCTTTTCATCCACTCTCGTTGGATTCTTCATTAAGCAACGCCTAGGAGCCAATAAGGTTAATCACTTCATTACCTTTATATTGGTAGCTTTTATAGCCTCATTATGTGCTTCTATCTCACTAATTTTCGACACAACATCGGAGACTGCTTTAGCTACAAGTGTGCTATTCTTGGTCCCTGGAGTGCCTTTAATCAATGGAGTAATTGATATAGTCGAAGGTTATATTCTAACAGGATTCTCACGACTTACACATGCTGCTCTATTGGTGGTATGTATAGCAATAGGTTTATCATTCACACTCTTCTTAATCAAAGACAGTTTAATTTAA
- a CDS encoding hypothetical protein (KEGG: bth:BT_0973 hypothetical protein~SPTR: Putative membrane protein;~IMG reference gene:2504106898) produces the protein MDIFWTTIANYNSETWLYQVIILLIGFILTTLLIKKPSKKMDIAMKLYLAGVFTWISLVYYDHYCAPRGYSNILTFFWILIAGTWVWDAIKGYTTFAKNEKYNTLGYLLMIMPFIYPLLSMARGLTFPAMTSPLLPCSVTTFTIGLLLLRSQKVNMFIVLFLCHWSLIGLTKTYFYNIPEDFLLVAASIPAIYLFFKEYFLQDLHKDTKPNAKYINLLLMAVCLGIGIVLTVTLIGQVVNNQILYY, from the coding sequence ATGGATATTTTTTGGACGACGATAGCCAATTACAATTCTGAAACTTGGCTCTATCAAGTTATTATTCTATTAATCGGGTTCATACTCACTACACTTCTTATTAAAAAACCGAGCAAAAAGATGGATATAGCCATGAAGCTATATCTTGCAGGTGTTTTTACATGGATTTCGTTGGTGTATTACGACCATTATTGTGCACCAAGAGGGTATAGCAATATTCTTACTTTCTTCTGGATTCTAATTGCAGGAACATGGGTTTGGGATGCCATCAAAGGATATACTACATTTGCAAAAAATGAAAAATACAATACACTAGGGTATCTATTAATGATTATGCCCTTTATCTATCCTTTGCTATCAATGGCTAGGGGCCTTACTTTTCCAGCTATGACATCCCCTTTATTGCCTTGTTCTGTAACAACATTTACAATAGGATTACTCCTCTTAAGATCCCAAAAGGTAAATATGTTTATCGTATTGTTCCTTTGCCATTGGTCATTAATCGGTTTAACTAAAACGTATTTCTATAATATTCCTGAAGACTTCCTATTGGTAGCAGCATCTATTCCTGCTATCTATTTATTCTTTAAAGAATACTTTCTTCAAGACTTGCATAAGGATACTAAACCCAATGCAAAGTACATCAACCTTCTATTAATGGCTGTTTGCTTAGGCATAGGCATCGTCCTTACCGTAACTCTTATTGGTCAGGTAGTAAACAATCAGATTCTTTATTACTAA
- a CDS encoding penicillin-binding protein 1C (COGs: COG4953 Membrane carboxypeptidase/penicillin-binding protein PbpC~InterPro IPR001264:IPR001460:IPR009647:IPR011815~KEGG: bfs:BF1350 putative penicillin-binding protein~PFAM: Glycosyl transferase, family 51; Penicillin-binding protein, transpeptidase; Penicillin-binding, C-terminal~PRIAM: Peptidoglycan glycosyltransferase~SPTR: Penicillin-binding protein 1C;~TIGRFAM: Penicillin-binding protein 1C~IMG reference gene:2504106897~PFAM: Penicillin-Binding Protein C-terminus Family; Penicillin binding protein transpeptidase domain; Transglycosylase~TIGRFAM: penicillin-binding protein 1C), which yields MSKSLNVNKRKAWRYLRYFLAFFFILFFFCLPKQLFDDPFSSVVLDREGVLMGARIAPDGQWRFPLESEIPSKLKKCIIRFEDDYFYYHWGINPISISKAFVSNLKARKVVRGGSTITMQTIRMARRQPRTILEKMKEAIWATRLEFRYSKDQILNLYASHAPFGGNVVGYSAASWRYFGHTATALSWAEAATLAVLPNAPSAIHLSKERESLKLKRDKLLRKLYEKGDISETDYLLAKEEELPHEPLALPQLAPHLVDKLALESPQKEVITTIDAGLQSKMEALLNEWNRKYQQHHIKDIAAILIDVETSEVLAYHGNSGFSTKRVGSQVDIIQSPRSTGSILKPFLLAAMLDEGKLLVNQLLPDIPININGFTPQNFSLRYEGAVPAAEAISRSLNIPSVYMLKDYSVPKFYDKLKKLGLSTLTKPAGHYGLSLILGGAEGKLGEITAAYMHIAQIALGKSSTYPKYRLGEEDILWKPTYSAGSSWQTLDVLKEVNRPGEIAWKMLPSIQTIAWKTGTSHGFRDGWAVGVTPKYAVGVWVGNATGEGNAELVGGRVAGPVLFDIFNALPSSKWFERPKDAFVDAEVCRQSGYLKSRFCNDVDTVLILSQGIRTPSCPYHHLVHLTPDEKYRVYTSCLDSEETIEKSWFTLPPVWEWYYKAVHPSYQVLPPFKEGCGEDYRQPMQFIYPQMNAEILLAKQLEGSEGSLTLDLVHSNKEAIIYWHMDGNYLGETQFIHKFTISPKDGEHNVTVVDNQGNTQSVHFSTTSKL from the coding sequence ATGAGCAAATCTTTAAATGTGAATAAAAGGAAAGCCTGGAGGTATCTTAGATACTTTCTGGCTTTCTTCTTCATACTCTTTTTTTTCTGCTTACCTAAGCAGTTGTTTGATGATCCCTTTTCTTCAGTGGTGTTAGATAGAGAAGGGGTATTGATGGGTGCTCGAATAGCACCTGATGGGCAATGGAGGTTTCCTTTGGAAAGTGAAATCCCATCCAAACTAAAGAAATGCATTATCCGTTTTGAAGATGATTATTTTTATTATCACTGGGGAATCAATCCTATATCAATAAGTAAGGCTTTTGTGAGCAATCTAAAGGCTCGTAAAGTAGTGCGAGGAGGAAGTACAATCACCATGCAAACGATTCGTATGGCTCGTCGGCAACCCCGTACTATCCTTGAGAAAATGAAAGAAGCTATCTGGGCTACCCGACTAGAATTTAGATATTCCAAAGATCAAATTTTAAATCTATATGCATCTCATGCTCCTTTTGGAGGGAATGTAGTAGGTTATTCTGCTGCGTCATGGAGATATTTTGGTCATACGGCTACTGCCTTGTCATGGGCTGAGGCTGCTACTTTAGCTGTGTTACCCAATGCTCCGTCGGCTATTCATTTATCTAAAGAACGGGAATCACTCAAACTAAAAAGAGATAAGTTGCTTCGTAAATTATATGAGAAAGGAGATATTTCTGAAACCGACTATCTTTTAGCAAAAGAAGAAGAACTACCTCATGAACCACTCGCTTTGCCGCAACTAGCTCCTCATTTAGTTGATAAACTAGCTTTAGAATCACCTCAAAAAGAAGTGATCACTACAATTGATGCAGGCTTACAAAGTAAAATGGAGGCGTTGCTCAATGAGTGGAATCGGAAGTACCAACAACATCATATAAAAGATATTGCGGCAATACTTATTGATGTAGAAACCAGTGAGGTATTGGCCTATCATGGAAACTCGGGATTTTCTACAAAGCGAGTAGGTAGTCAGGTTGATATTATTCAATCTCCACGTAGTACAGGTAGTATTTTAAAACCCTTCCTTTTGGCTGCAATGCTCGATGAGGGTAAGCTCTTAGTCAATCAACTATTACCTGATATTCCTATCAACATCAATGGATTTACTCCCCAAAACTTCAGTTTACGTTATGAGGGAGCTGTCCCTGCTGCCGAAGCCATCAGTAGGTCTCTAAATATTCCTTCTGTTTATATGCTCAAAGATTATTCTGTACCCAAGTTTTATGACAAATTAAAAAAACTCGGTTTATCTACACTTACCAAACCTGCAGGACATTATGGACTCTCTTTGATTTTGGGAGGAGCAGAGGGAAAATTGGGAGAAATAACGGCAGCCTATATGCATATAGCCCAAATTGCTTTAGGAAAATCTTCTACGTATCCTAAATATAGATTGGGTGAGGAAGATATCCTTTGGAAACCTACTTATTCTGCAGGATCTTCGTGGCAAACCTTAGATGTTTTGAAGGAAGTAAATCGTCCTGGTGAAATTGCTTGGAAAATGTTACCATCTATACAAACTATCGCTTGGAAAACAGGGACGAGCCATGGTTTTAGAGATGGTTGGGCAGTGGGTGTTACCCCTAAATATGCCGTTGGAGTGTGGGTTGGAAATGCAACAGGAGAGGGGAATGCCGAACTAGTAGGAGGACGAGTTGCTGGCCCCGTCCTTTTCGATATATTTAATGCTCTCCCCTCTAGTAAATGGTTTGAGCGACCCAAAGATGCTTTTGTAGATGCAGAAGTTTGCCGTCAATCGGGCTATCTGAAAAGTAGATTTTGTAATGATGTAGATACTGTTTTGATCTTATCACAAGGAATTCGTACCCCATCTTGTCCTTATCATCACTTGGTACATCTTACTCCCGATGAAAAATATCGAGTCTATACCTCATGCTTAGATAGTGAGGAAACAATTGAAAAATCATGGTTTACTTTGCCTCCAGTGTGGGAGTGGTATTATAAAGCGGTTCACCCTTCTTATCAAGTATTACCCCCTTTTAAGGAAGGTTGTGGAGAAGATTATAGGCAACCCATGCAGTTTATCTATCCTCAGATGAATGCTGAAATACTACTTGCTAAACAGTTGGAGGGTTCGGAAGGTAGTTTGACACTCGACTTAGTTCATAGTAATAAAGAGGCCATTATCTATTGGCATATGGATGGGAATTATTTAGGTGAAACCCAGTTTATCCATAAGTTTACGATATCTCCCAAAGATGGGGAACACAATGTAACTGTAGTCGACAATCAAGGGAATACGCAAAGTGTACACTTTTCTACTACCTCTAAATTATGA
- a CDS encoding alpha-2-macroglobulin domain protein (COGs: COG2373 Large extracellular alpha-helical protein~InterPro IPR002890:IPR011625~KEGG: bfs:BF1351 putative outer membrane protein~PFAM: Alpha-2-macroglobulin, N-terminal; Alpha-2-macroglobulin, N-terminal 2~SPTR: Putative uncharacterized protein;~IMG reference gene:2504106896~PFAM: Alpha-2-macroglobulin family; MG2 domain; Alpha-2-macroglobulin family N-terminal region; Alpha-2-macroglobulin MG1 domain), whose amino-acid sequence MIISKHRISLLFLCSVLILPLLLWNCSSQNEKEIEPSSDFIPYISGYSGGIQSVNAPITLELTNIYPDAVPNQIIDKRLFSIGPSIEGNAVWKNTKTIQFIPKEGLKSNTQYVVTFHLGELYKVDPSLRNFKYSFRTKIADGILELKDFIQYESSPDEVSLLLDFKLSDLLDMTGLNKAISVFDQEDVKLDFKLKTIDATSFEIQVDGIKRTDKRRHIKVFIDGVALKLRSYIEQEFTIPAKNDFYVVQSKRISEPEKGIEVVFSEALSKRQNIESFISLSGIESFVTQIQDNKLYIYFEDQTTETLQLTLYNYIQSTAGNQLKEDQVIDVEPSIKKPEVVMISTGTILPNSEQQMIAFKAVGIEYLDLQVVKVFSSNLLSFLQANNLSGSEYLKRSGRLILKKRIDLKELTPEPLDKEQSFKLDLSSLFEQEAGALYHIALSFKPEYTILPEFYSRRGDMNLVELDKTDYNKSDWDSSEYYYNSLNLSIPYDWSVYDWKKQNDPTDLTFYMDDSRVSTTTNVYSTNIGLTVKQNLSGKLWVAVNDILTTKPMSGVKVKVYSYQLQVLDELHTDKHGFAEVQCKGVPYIVVAEYDQDKTYLKVPQGSQLTTSRFDVGGVVRENGLKGFIYGERGVWRPGDTMHLTFMLEDREKLIPENHPVALELFNPRGQFYIKLLSTQNKNGVYYFEVKTDANDPTGLWNAYVKIGGSTFHKSLRVETIKPNRLKINLDFAQDILDAGSSANAALSANWLMGASGANLNAKIEMAISPIRSSFPKYDDYLFTNLNSYFNYNKTEVFDGTLDGNGRANLNLDMPVASDAPGLLKAQFITRVYEVGGDFSIHTQPMTLSPYKSYVGMKIRDAKENDYLETDKSYQIDFISLNKLGKALSNQNLHYEVYYIGWSWWYDKENYLASYVHNSSVKPIQKGDLITNNSGKASFDFQINYPDYGQFLIYVCDSNSGHTVMQTVYVDWPSWRGRASRENPTDATTLAFSLDKKEYKVGENVEVTIPAASEGRALISIENGNQILKHEWVDTRKGVDTKYTFKVTSDMAPNVYVYASLLQPHAQTVNNSPIRMYGVIPVSIKDESTHLVPILELPKVIEPEKKFTVKVKEEKGKRMTYTLAIVDDGLLDLTSFKTPNPWDYFFSKEALGINTWDMYDEVIGAIGAVYTQKYKVGGDEMLKPADAKANRFKPVVAFYGPFTVESGKTATHDITLPMYVGSVRTMVVASSGSAFGSAEQTSVVRSPLMLLSSLPRVLSIGDEVWVPVNIFAMDEKVKDVQVEMISSNNVKLLEGNKKTITFTHTGDKIAYFRVQVGNEVGVENISFKATSGTHTATENIEIEVRNPNPILTQTKEVLISAGESGRIDYSTTGNTAVFNSSVEISGLPSVNLTNRISYLIDYQHSCTEQITSKALPLLYVDKFKELSKETKQKYDETIERTIKELYARQLAGGGFTYWPNTSDSWSTAYATLFLVKAKEMGYKINANVLQMALNSLSKSVRAWTPSSRYTSDYLQAYNLYVLASANKADLAAMNRLREYKEMRLQTRWLLATSYALIGKKEIATELTFNLKNEVLSENIYYGYFGSQIRDESFILQTLVATGQKEKAYKQASRLAKLLNYETYYQTQSTAIGLMALAEYIKEFKVDKLKFTMKVGQDKVEELTLNQAIYQKELKNIGKSGEIKIENKSKTTMYAQLIQTIRLTNDTLSAIQDRGLAIKVAYKDLAGNALDVQKVKQGQDILAYVRVTNMTSDRYENIALTHIIPSGWEVFHVEALLDEASSGGSIANNKIDYQDVRDDRVLTYFSLWPSETKTILVRLHATYAGEYVLPAVHAEVMYNTSVFGRTKAEKVVVER is encoded by the coding sequence ATGATTATTTCCAAGCATCGTATTTCGCTCTTATTTTTATGTAGCGTTTTAATACTTCCCTTGTTATTGTGGAATTGTTCTAGTCAAAATGAAAAAGAAATAGAACCTTCTTCAGATTTTATTCCTTATATCTCTGGCTATTCCGGAGGCATACAGTCTGTCAATGCTCCGATTACTTTGGAATTGACCAACATCTATCCTGATGCAGTACCGAATCAAATAATTGATAAAAGATTATTTTCAATAGGACCTTCTATTGAGGGAAATGCTGTGTGGAAAAATACTAAGACTATTCAGTTTATACCCAAAGAGGGCTTAAAATCAAACACTCAGTATGTCGTTACCTTTCATTTAGGAGAGCTCTATAAAGTAGATCCTTCACTACGTAATTTTAAGTATTCCTTTAGAACCAAAATAGCCGATGGAATACTAGAGTTAAAAGATTTTATTCAGTATGAATCATCTCCTGATGAGGTTAGTCTGCTGTTAGACTTTAAATTAAGTGATCTCTTAGATATGACAGGGTTGAATAAGGCAATATCTGTTTTTGATCAAGAGGATGTAAAACTAGATTTTAAATTAAAAACAATTGATGCAACTTCCTTCGAAATTCAAGTGGATGGAATAAAGAGAACAGATAAGAGAAGACACATCAAAGTTTTTATTGATGGTGTAGCATTGAAGCTACGATCTTATATCGAACAAGAATTTACAATTCCAGCTAAGAATGATTTTTATGTTGTGCAATCAAAGCGTATTTCTGAACCAGAAAAAGGCATTGAAGTGGTGTTTTCTGAAGCTCTAAGTAAGCGACAAAACATAGAGTCTTTTATTAGCTTATCGGGAATAGAATCATTTGTAACTCAAATACAAGACAATAAGCTTTATATCTATTTTGAAGATCAGACAACAGAAACTCTTCAGCTAACTTTATACAATTATATTCAATCTACAGCCGGAAATCAATTGAAAGAAGATCAGGTAATAGATGTGGAGCCTAGCATCAAAAAGCCTGAAGTAGTGATGATCTCTACGGGTACCATTCTTCCAAATAGTGAACAGCAGATGATTGCTTTTAAGGCAGTGGGGATTGAATATCTGGACTTACAGGTGGTTAAGGTATTTTCATCCAACTTGTTGAGCTTTTTACAAGCTAATAACTTATCTGGATCTGAATATCTAAAACGTTCAGGTCGATTGATTTTGAAAAAACGAATAGACTTGAAAGAACTTACTCCTGAGCCACTAGACAAGGAACAGTCTTTTAAATTAGATTTGTCTAGTTTATTTGAGCAGGAGGCAGGAGCATTGTACCATATTGCCTTATCTTTTAAGCCAGAATACACCATTCTTCCCGAGTTTTATAGCAGAAGAGGAGATATGAATTTGGTTGAGTTGGATAAAACAGACTATAATAAATCGGATTGGGATTCTTCAGAATATTATTATAACAGTTTGAATTTATCTATTCCTTATGATTGGAGTGTTTACGATTGGAAAAAACAGAATGATCCCACTGATCTGACATTCTATATGGACGACTCTCGTGTTTCTACTACTACTAATGTCTATTCAACCAATATAGGACTTACTGTTAAGCAAAATCTTTCGGGAAAACTATGGGTAGCAGTGAATGATATATTAACTACTAAGCCCATGAGTGGAGTAAAAGTGAAGGTCTATTCTTACCAATTGCAAGTTCTTGATGAATTGCATACTGACAAACATGGTTTTGCTGAAGTACAATGTAAAGGGGTGCCTTATATTGTTGTAGCAGAATATGATCAAGATAAAACCTATTTAAAAGTTCCTCAAGGTAGCCAACTTACAACAAGTAGGTTTGATGTGGGGGGAGTTGTTCGAGAAAATGGACTCAAAGGCTTTATTTATGGGGAAAGAGGTGTTTGGCGTCCTGGCGATACCATGCACTTAACTTTTATGCTAGAAGATAGAGAAAAGTTGATTCCCGAAAATCATCCAGTTGCGTTAGAACTATTTAATCCAAGAGGTCAGTTTTATATCAAGCTACTTTCTACGCAGAATAAAAATGGGGTTTATTATTTTGAAGTTAAGACTGACGCAAATGACCCCACTGGGTTATGGAATGCTTATGTAAAAATAGGAGGAAGTACTTTTCATAAATCACTGCGAGTAGAAACGATTAAACCCAATCGCTTAAAGATAAATCTTGATTTTGCTCAAGATATTTTAGATGCAGGTTCGAGTGCTAATGCTGCACTATCAGCTAATTGGTTGATGGGGGCAAGTGGTGCAAATTTGAATGCTAAGATAGAAATGGCTATTTCTCCCATTCGATCTTCTTTCCCAAAATATGATGATTACTTATTTACTAATCTCAATTCTTATTTTAATTACAATAAAACAGAAGTTTTTGATGGTACTTTAGATGGTAACGGAAGAGCTAATTTAAATTTAGATATGCCCGTGGCTAGTGATGCTCCTGGATTGTTGAAAGCTCAGTTTATCACTCGTGTTTATGAGGTTGGTGGTGATTTTAGTATTCATACTCAGCCCATGACATTATCTCCCTATAAATCTTATGTAGGAATGAAAATAAGAGATGCTAAAGAGAACGATTATCTTGAAACTGATAAATCTTATCAAATAGATTTTATCTCTTTAAATAAATTGGGTAAAGCTCTTTCGAATCAAAACCTACACTATGAAGTGTATTATATCGGTTGGAGTTGGTGGTACGACAAAGAAAATTATTTAGCTAGTTATGTGCATAACAGTTCCGTTAAGCCGATACAGAAGGGGGATTTGATTACAAATAATTCTGGTAAGGCTAGTTTTGATTTTCAAATTAACTATCCCGATTACGGACAATTCCTAATTTATGTGTGTGATTCAAATAGCGGACATACTGTGATGCAGACAGTGTATGTGGACTGGCCTAGTTGGAGAGGAAGAGCCTCTCGGGAGAATCCAACAGACGCAACTACTCTGGCTTTCTCTTTGGATAAAAAAGAATATAAGGTTGGAGAAAATGTAGAGGTAACAATTCCTGCAGCCTCAGAGGGCAGAGCCTTAATCAGTATTGAAAATGGAAATCAAATCTTGAAACATGAATGGGTGGATACTCGTAAAGGCGTAGATACTAAATATACATTTAAGGTAACATCAGATATGGCCCCCAATGTGTATGTATATGCTAGCTTGTTACAACCTCATGCCCAGACGGTCAATAATTCGCCAATTCGTATGTATGGGGTTATTCCTGTTTCCATAAAAGATGAATCAACACACCTAGTACCTATTTTAGAGTTACCTAAGGTTATTGAACCTGAAAAGAAGTTTACAGTAAAAGTAAAAGAAGAAAAAGGCAAACGAATGACATATACCTTAGCAATTGTTGATGATGGTTTGTTAGACTTAACTTCATTCAAAACTCCTAATCCATGGGATTATTTCTTTAGTAAAGAGGCTTTGGGAATAAATACTTGGGATATGTACGATGAGGTGATTGGTGCCATAGGTGCAGTATATACCCAGAAATACAAAGTAGGAGGTGATGAAATGTTGAAACCAGCAGATGCTAAAGCAAATCGCTTTAAACCTGTTGTTGCATTTTATGGACCTTTTACCGTAGAAAGTGGAAAAACTGCCACACACGATATTACTTTGCCTATGTATGTGGGCTCAGTAAGAACTATGGTTGTAGCTTCTAGTGGAAGTGCCTTTGGCAGTGCTGAACAAACGTCTGTAGTTCGTTCTCCATTAATGCTATTGTCTTCACTCCCAAGAGTATTGAGTATCGGAGATGAGGTATGGGTGCCTGTGAATATTTTTGCTATGGATGAAAAAGTAAAAGATGTTCAGGTAGAAATGATTAGCTCAAATAATGTGAAGTTATTAGAGGGTAATAAAAAGACAATTACATTTACTCATACAGGTGATAAGATTGCATACTTCCGTGTTCAAGTAGGAAATGAGGTGGGGGTTGAAAACATCAGCTTCAAAGCAACAAGTGGTACTCATACAGCTACTGAAAACATAGAAATAGAGGTTCGCAATCCGAATCCGATATTGACACAGACTAAAGAGGTCTTAATTTCTGCAGGAGAATCGGGTAGGATAGATTATTCTACAACGGGTAATACAGCAGTGTTTAATTCTAGCGTAGAAATATCGGGATTACCATCTGTTAATTTGACGAATAGAATATCTTACTTAATCGATTATCAGCATTCTTGCACAGAGCAGATTACATCTAAAGCCCTACCTCTTCTTTATGTAGATAAGTTTAAAGAGCTATCGAAAGAGACAAAGCAAAAGTATGATGAAACGATTGAACGTACCATAAAAGAACTATATGCTCGTCAGTTGGCTGGTGGAGGATTTACCTATTGGCCAAACACTTCTGATTCGTGGTCAACAGCTTATGCTACTCTTTTCTTGGTAAAAGCAAAAGAGATGGGGTACAAGATAAACGCTAATGTGCTCCAAATGGCATTGAATAGCTTGTCTAAGTCTGTTCGTGCATGGACACCATCAAGTAGATATACTTCCGATTATTTGCAAGCTTATAACTTGTATGTGCTAGCATCAGCCAATAAAGCAGATTTAGCAGCCATGAATAGATTGAGAGAATATAAAGAAATGCGATTGCAAACTCGTTGGTTATTGGCAACTAGTTATGCCTTAATTGGTAAAAAGGAAATAGCTACTGAGTTGACTTTCAATTTAAAGAATGAAGTTTTAAGTGAAAATATTTACTATGGTTATTTCGGTTCTCAAATTAGAGATGAGTCCTTTATCTTGCAAACTTTAGTAGCAACAGGTCAAAAGGAAAAAGCTTATAAACAAGCTAGTCGATTAGCTAAATTATTGAACTATGAAACGTATTATCAAACTCAATCTACAGCTATTGGCTTGATGGCTTTGGCTGAATATATTAAAGAATTCAAGGTGGATAAGTTGAAATTCACTATGAAAGTTGGTCAAGATAAAGTAGAAGAACTCACGTTGAATCAAGCAATTTATCAGAAAGAGTTGAAGAATATAGGTAAGTCGGGAGAAATAAAAATAGAAAACAAATCGAAGACTACGATGTATGCTCAATTGATACAAACTATACGTTTGACAAATGATACATTATCTGCAATTCAAGATAGAGGCTTAGCTATAAAAGTAGCCTATAAAGATCTTGCAGGTAATGCTCTTGACGTACAAAAGGTAAAACAAGGTCAGGATATTTTGGCTTACGTGCGAGTAACGAATATGACTTCAGATAGATACGAAAATATTGCTTTAACGCATATCATACCATCGGGCTGGGAAGTATTCCATGTAGAAGCCTTATTGGATGAAGCATCTTCGGGTGGCTCTATTGCCAATAATAAGATAGATTATCAAGATGTGCGAGATGATAGAGTTCTGACTTATTTTAGCTTATGGCCTAGTGAAACAAAAACAATATTAGTGCGACTACATGCTACTTATGCAGGAGAATATGTTCTACCTGCTGTACATGCAGAAGTTATGTATAACACTTCCGTATTTGGAAGAACTAAAGCAGAAAAAGTAGTTGTTGAACGATGA